The following are from one region of the Capsicum annuum cultivar UCD-10X-F1 chromosome 1, UCD10Xv1.1, whole genome shotgun sequence genome:
- the LOC124897811 gene encoding uncharacterized protein LOC124897811: MHNFMFQGFSKVVINTSDVIGISQVEQEKQHVIKEIENCKQVKIKSVLPSSSLDQFLGKQGIHKSSRKQHDIDTIDGVAVLPTEDLDKHNKRLDDPVEQEEIGEDGWLNSDDDMNVDWGTNGVPRNKNVRGPTTCKEIHPRTLDEREVVTFDLREAVGPTDKVVSNLSNFIETVARNPRFINLLYTNWHTVLDETKKCMWDYVNREVKRRCFDKRLTIEEMLEKCTAGIPAIHLRQLIEYWKLPEVEALSEVNSQNRKKQKWRHRMGPINFGRVRVALRRTKENNEEPLKAEMFVATRTKIGKEVQADTQITIFELENHQNGGKTPDDAFTAVFGKEKPGRVRGYSRSVTRTSLQKDEKINELKQKHSNEVTSMKKKIISEMRQEMRQFFTQLVQNNP, encoded by the exons ATGCACAACTTCATGTtccaaggattttcaaaggtcGTTATTAATACTTCAGATGTCATTGGAATATCACAAGTTGAACAAGAGAAACAACATGTTATTAAAGAGATAGAAAACTGCAAACAGGTGAAGATAAAGTCAGTCCTACCATCAAGTAGTCTAGATCAGTTTCTAGGAAAACAAGGGATACACAAAAGTAGTAGAAAACAACATGATATTGACACAATAGATGGTGTTGCAGTTTTACCCACTGAAGATTTAGATAAACATAATAAGCGATTAGATGATCCTGTAGAACAAGAAGAAATTGGTGAGGATGGGTGGTTAAATAGTGATGATGATATGAATGTTGAttggggtacaaatg GAGTGCCACGAAATAAAAATGTTCGAGGACCAACAACATGCAAAGAAATTCATCCGAGAACTTTAGATGAAAGAGAGGTGGTGACATTTGACTTAAGAGAAGCAGTGGGACCAACTGACAAGGTAGTTTCTAATTTAAGCAACTTCATAGAAACAGTTGCAAGGAATCCCAGATTTATCAACTTGCTGTACACTAATTGGCATACTGTTCTAGATGAAACTAAAAAATGCATGTGGGATTATGTCAat AGAGAAGTTAAACGAAGATGTTTTGATAAAAGACTTACTATTGAAGAAATGCTAGAAAAATGTACCGCTGGCATTCCAGCTATTCACTTACGTCAGTTGATCGAGTATTGGAAGCTTCCAGAAGTTGAA gCCTTGAGCGAGGTAAAttctcaaaataggaaaaaacaaAAGTGGAGACATCGAATGGGACCTATTAATTTTGGAAGAGTACGCGTGGCATTG CGCCggacaaaagaaaataatgaggAACCATTAAAGGCTGAAATGTTTGTTGCTACTCGTACAAAGATAGGAAAAGAAGTTCAGGCAGATACCCAAATTACAATA TTTGAACTAGAGAATCATCAAAATGGTGGGAAAACACCAGATGATGCATTCACAGCAGTGTTTGGAAAGGAGAAGCCTGGTCGAGTTAGAGGCTATAGTAGATCAGTGACAAGAACTTCTCTgcaaaaagatgagaaaataaacGAGCTTAAACAAAAGCATTCTAATGAAGTCACttcaatgaagaaaaaaattataagtgaAATGAGACAAGAAATGAGACAATTTTTTACTCAATTGGTGCAAAACAATCCTTGA